One genomic window of Halorubrum hochsteinianum includes the following:
- a CDS encoding 4Fe-4S ferredoxin N-terminal domain-containing protein — MSTDDESMYTTVDEEDRRLLEETEFDADLGAEMARDAQRVAADELSEVEFYRRYHDRILEEFDVDDREIEIPDPDEVDAEDVNAVDRVEEAFGGIGEALRNVGGDGAESRRSVMKKGAAAAALGLSGLGTAGASSGGDGGAAGAAGDEGEGTRWGMTINLNNCDGCLACTVACNEEHNLSRGANWMYVFSFEDEGQGDETNFLPRTCQHCTDSPCTKVCPVGARHTREEDGLVLTDYDICIGCRYCEVSCPYGVNYFQWGEPDVPESEVDDDHQIDDRGRWVGSRPPEGVMGKCTFCVDRQDGQMGEEKVGTTACSEACAMDAIHFGDLNDPESDPNRHLREYRDGQENDTSTYQNRKEHTVSTFKLMEERGTEPNVRFVGNEPSPHAEQVEGPVAYEDVGLVDDRKEVLDQGAAANGGEEA; from the coding sequence ATGAGCACCGACGACGAATCGATGTACACGACCGTAGACGAGGAGGACAGGCGGCTCCTGGAGGAGACCGAGTTCGACGCCGACCTCGGCGCGGAGATGGCCCGCGACGCCCAGCGGGTGGCCGCGGACGAGCTCTCCGAGGTCGAGTTCTACCGCCGGTACCACGACCGGATCCTCGAGGAGTTCGACGTCGACGACCGCGAGATCGAGATCCCCGACCCCGACGAGGTCGACGCCGAGGACGTGAACGCCGTCGACCGCGTCGAGGAGGCGTTCGGCGGGATCGGCGAGGCCCTGCGGAACGTCGGCGGCGACGGCGCGGAGTCGCGTCGCTCGGTGATGAAGAAGGGAGCCGCCGCGGCCGCGCTCGGGCTCAGCGGCCTCGGAACCGCGGGGGCGAGTTCGGGCGGCGACGGCGGTGCCGCCGGCGCTGCCGGCGACGAGGGCGAGGGCACCCGCTGGGGGATGACGATCAACCTCAACAACTGCGACGGGTGTCTCGCCTGTACGGTCGCGTGTAACGAGGAGCACAACCTCTCGCGCGGCGCGAACTGGATGTACGTCTTCTCGTTCGAGGACGAGGGACAGGGCGACGAGACGAACTTCCTGCCGCGCACCTGCCAGCACTGCACCGACTCGCCGTGTACGAAGGTGTGCCCGGTCGGTGCCCGACACACCCGCGAGGAGGACGGGCTCGTTCTCACCGACTACGACATCTGTATCGGCTGCCGGTACTGCGAGGTGTCGTGCCCGTACGGCGTCAACTACTTCCAGTGGGGCGAGCCGGACGTGCCCGAGTCGGAGGTCGACGACGACCACCAGATCGACGACCGCGGGCGGTGGGTCGGCTCCCGGCCGCCCGAGGGCGTGATGGGGAAGTGTACCTTCTGCGTCGACCGGCAGGACGGCCAGATGGGCGAGGAGAAGGTCGGAACCACCGCCTGCTCGGAGGCGTGCGCGATGGACGCGATCCACTTCGGCGACCTGAACGACCCGGAGAGCGACCCGAACCGACACCTCCGCGAGTACCGCGACGGACAGGAGAACGACACCTCCACCTACCAGAACCGCAAGGAGCACACGGTCTCGACCTTCAAGCTGATGGAGGAGCGAGGGACCGAGCCGAACGTCCGGTTCGTCGGCAACGAGCCGTCGCCCCACGCTGAACAGGTCGAGGGGCCGGTCGCCTACGAGGACGTCGGCCTCGTCGACGACCGCAAGGAGGTCCTCGATCAGGGCGCGGCCGCCAACGGAGGTGAAGAGGCGTGA
- a CDS encoding amidohydrolase family protein encodes MRRGTNDDGGVSRRNYLTGGAAALSLSMAGCMGSIGGDGGESGGSDSDGGSGSGGLLLRDGSVVSVDPDIGVLERADVYVEDGEIVEVAEGIDADGATVVDASESVVAPGFVNTHLHTWQAGVRGIAGDWTFTDYLEIMLGEVSSHYEPDDAYLGNLFGAAEQLNAGTTTILDWFHIANSPDHSDRAIDGLEDAGIRAVFTHGPPGDDGAKWWEASTEPHPDDIERLHDERFPVADDRITLAMGIRGPDYATEEVVEEDITRAREMGIPASMHIGSLGGGGVYTLEELGLLGDDLNYVHANRLADEEFALIGDSGGSVSTTPEVELQMGMGTPVLGKAADAGAVPSVGVDIVSNVSGDMFTQTRMAVGVQRGIDNRPVVERGEQTTEVSIDPHRALEIATIEGARALGLEDRVGSITPGKRADLVVIDGGDVNTLPVNNPVETVAFQAGVGNVDTVVVDGEVVKRDGSLTNDILAEERDAFEASAERVLSESGLAE; translated from the coding sequence ATGCGACGAGGAACGAACGACGACGGCGGCGTGTCGCGACGGAACTACCTGACCGGCGGAGCGGCGGCGCTCTCGCTCTCGATGGCGGGCTGTATGGGGTCGATCGGCGGCGACGGCGGCGAGTCCGGCGGAAGCGACTCGGACGGGGGAAGCGGCTCGGGCGGACTCCTCCTTCGGGACGGGAGCGTCGTCTCCGTCGACCCCGACATCGGCGTGCTGGAGCGCGCGGACGTCTACGTCGAGGACGGCGAGATAGTCGAGGTCGCCGAGGGGATCGACGCCGACGGCGCGACGGTCGTCGACGCCTCGGAGTCGGTCGTCGCGCCCGGGTTCGTCAACACGCACCTCCACACGTGGCAGGCTGGCGTGCGCGGGATCGCGGGCGACTGGACGTTCACGGACTACCTCGAGATCATGCTCGGCGAGGTGAGCAGCCACTACGAGCCGGACGACGCCTACCTCGGGAACCTGTTCGGTGCCGCCGAACAGCTCAACGCCGGGACGACGACGATCCTCGACTGGTTCCACATCGCCAACTCCCCGGACCACTCCGACCGCGCGATCGACGGCTTAGAGGACGCGGGCATCCGCGCGGTGTTCACCCACGGCCCGCCGGGCGACGACGGCGCGAAGTGGTGGGAGGCGAGCACGGAACCGCACCCGGACGACATCGAGCGGCTCCACGACGAGCGGTTCCCCGTCGCCGACGACCGGATCACGCTCGCGATGGGGATCCGCGGCCCCGACTACGCCACCGAGGAGGTGGTCGAGGAGGACATCACCCGCGCCCGCGAGATGGGCATCCCCGCGTCGATGCACATCGGGTCGCTCGGCGGGGGCGGCGTCTACACCTTGGAGGAGCTGGGGCTGCTCGGCGACGACCTCAACTACGTCCACGCCAACCGGCTGGCCGACGAGGAGTTCGCGCTCATCGGCGACTCCGGCGGGTCGGTGTCGACCACGCCGGAGGTCGAACTCCAGATGGGGATGGGGACGCCGGTCCTCGGGAAGGCGGCGGACGCGGGCGCGGTCCCGTCGGTCGGCGTCGACATCGTCTCGAACGTCAGCGGCGACATGTTCACCCAGACCCGCATGGCGGTCGGCGTCCAGCGCGGGATCGACAATCGGCCGGTCGTCGAGCGCGGCGAGCAGACGACCGAGGTCTCCATCGACCCGCACCGGGCGCTGGAGATCGCGACGATCGAGGGGGCCCGGGCGCTCGGGCTGGAGGACCGCGTCGGCTCGATCACGCCGGGGAAGCGCGCCGACCTCGTCGTGATCGACGGCGGCGACGTCAACACGCTGCCGGTCAACAACCCGGTCGAGACGGTGGCGTTCCAGGCGGGCGTCGGGAACGTCGACACCGTGGTCGTCGACGGCGAGGTCGTGAAACGCGACGGGTCGCTCACGAACGACATCCTCGCCGAGGAGCGAGACGCCTTCGAGGCGTCCGCCGAGCGGGTCCTCTCGGAGAGCGGTCTCGCCGAGTGA
- a CDS encoding NAD(P)/FAD-dependent oxidoreductase, with amino-acid sequence MSTQVVVVGSGYAGAGAVKAFEDEVGEGEAELTWISEHDYHLVLHEVHRAIRNPAVEGKITIPVDEIKSPQSDFVQGRVVDVDTAERVVETDDGTTVDYDYLLLGVGSTTAFFGIEGLKENAHQLKGLEDAKAIHEDVREAAAEATRSDPVEVIVGGAGLSGIQTAGEIAEYRDKHRAPIEIKLVEGLDEVFPGNDPQIQGALRQRLEDADVEILTGDFISEADEEAVYLGGGEDEEPEELPYDVLIWTGGITGQPELENVEVEKDERSNRVHAGSDFATSDDRVFAIGDTALVEQGDDDVAPPTAQAAWQAAEVAGANLARAARGAPLRSWTHEDKGTVISVGEDAVAHDVMGMPIRTFGGKPAKLLKKAIATRWIAKVSSASRGVSAFGDM; translated from the coding sequence ATGAGTACACAGGTCGTGGTCGTCGGCTCCGGGTACGCCGGCGCAGGGGCGGTGAAGGCGTTCGAAGACGAGGTCGGCGAGGGCGAGGCGGAGCTCACGTGGATCTCCGAACACGACTACCACCTCGTCTTACACGAGGTCCACCGCGCGATCCGCAACCCCGCGGTCGAAGGCAAGATCACGATCCCCGTCGACGAGATCAAGTCGCCGCAGTCCGACTTCGTTCAGGGCCGGGTCGTCGACGTCGACACCGCGGAGCGGGTCGTCGAGACGGACGACGGGACGACCGTCGACTACGACTACCTCCTCCTCGGCGTCGGCTCCACGACGGCGTTCTTCGGCATCGAGGGGCTGAAGGAGAACGCCCACCAGCTGAAGGGGCTCGAGGACGCGAAGGCGATCCACGAGGACGTCCGCGAGGCGGCCGCCGAGGCGACCCGCTCCGACCCCGTCGAGGTCATCGTCGGCGGTGCCGGCCTCTCGGGCATCCAGACGGCCGGCGAGATCGCCGAGTACCGCGACAAGCACCGCGCGCCCATCGAGATCAAGCTGGTCGAGGGCCTCGACGAGGTCTTCCCCGGCAACGACCCCCAGATCCAGGGCGCGCTGCGCCAGCGGCTGGAGGACGCCGACGTGGAGATCCTCACCGGCGACTTCATCTCGGAGGCCGACGAGGAGGCCGTCTACCTCGGCGGCGGCGAGGACGAGGAGCCGGAGGAACTCCCGTACGACGTGCTGATCTGGACCGGCGGTATCACGGGCCAGCCGGAGTTAGAGAACGTCGAGGTCGAGAAGGACGAGCGCTCGAACCGCGTCCACGCCGGCTCCGACTTCGCCACCAGCGACGACCGCGTGTTCGCCATCGGCGACACCGCCCTCGTCGAGCAGGGCGACGACGATGTCGCGCCGCCGACGGCGCAGGCCGCCTGGCAGGCCGCCGAGGTCGCCGGGGCGAACCTCGCGCGCGCCGCCCGCGGCGCGCCGCTCCGCTCGTGGACCCACGAGGACAAGGGGACGGTCATCTCCGTCGGTGAGGACGCGGTCGCTCACGACGTGATGGGGATGCCGATCAGGACGTTCGGCGGCAAGCCCGCGAAGCTGCTGAAGAAGGCCATCGCCACGCGCTGGATCGCCAAGGTCTCCTCCGCGAGCCGCGGCGTCAGCGCGTTCGGCGACATGTGA
- a CDS encoding nucleoside phosphorylase, which produces MTDETDADAHAADSPASDAESEDPNDEAGYHVEAAPEDVADAVLLPGNPERVDKITALWDGHEEVARHREYRTATGSYDGAPISVTSTGIGSPSAAIAVEELARVGVDTFIRVGSCGAIQPEMAVGDLVITTGAVRQEGTSDEYVREDYPASADGEVVSALVAAAERLGHDYHTGVTMSADSFYAGQGRPGFEGFEAAGSDELVAELRDANVKNIEMEASAILTIANVYGLRAGAVCSVYANRVTGEFRTEGESRAAETASLAVKLLARMDEAKREAGADRWHAGLSL; this is translated from the coding sequence ATGACAGACGAGACCGACGCGGACGCTCACGCCGCCGACTCCCCGGCGTCCGACGCCGAGAGCGAGGACCCCAACGACGAGGCCGGTTATCACGTCGAGGCCGCGCCCGAGGACGTCGCGGACGCGGTCCTCCTGCCCGGCAACCCCGAGCGCGTCGACAAGATCACGGCGCTGTGGGACGGCCACGAGGAGGTCGCGCGCCACCGCGAGTACCGCACCGCGACCGGCAGCTACGACGGGGCCCCGATCTCCGTCACCTCCACCGGGATCGGGTCGCCCTCGGCGGCCATCGCCGTCGAGGAACTCGCGCGCGTCGGCGTCGACACGTTCATCCGGGTCGGGTCCTGCGGCGCGATCCAGCCGGAGATGGCGGTCGGCGACCTGGTGATCACGACCGGCGCGGTCCGGCAGGAGGGGACGAGCGACGAGTACGTCCGCGAGGACTACCCGGCGAGCGCCGACGGCGAGGTCGTCTCCGCGCTGGTCGCCGCCGCGGAGCGGCTGGGCCACGACTACCACACCGGCGTCACGATGAGCGCCGACTCCTTCTACGCGGGGCAGGGCCGCCCCGGCTTCGAGGGGTTCGAGGCCGCCGGGTCCGACGAACTGGTCGCGGAGCTGCGGGACGCGAACGTGAAGAACATCGAGATGGAGGCGTCCGCGATCCTCACCATCGCGAACGTGTACGGGCTCCGGGCGGGAGCGGTCTGCTCGGTGTACGCGAACCGCGTGACCGGCGAGTTCCGGACGGAGGGCGAGTCGCGCGCCGCGGAGACCGCGAGCCTCGCGGTGAAGCTGCTCGCGCGCATGGACGAGGCGAAACGCGAGGCGGGGGCCGACCGCTGGCACGCCGGGCTCTCGCTGTAG
- the nrfD gene encoding NrfD/PsrC family molybdoenzyme membrane anchor subunit, with the protein MSVDVTGVDRDTLVRPIKTFSNRYVAALALALGLIGVWLFFYSQQLRNGLIVTNLADWGSGGGVPWGLYIGAFIWWVGIAHGGIILSAAVRLLGMDTYQPVARLAELLTIAALTCAGIFILIHVGRPDRLVTSVLPAWPTRVQWSPLMWDVTVITAYFVLTATYLALTMRYDVNRLRDRLPDRLEPLYAALTVGYTQKEDEVVERMVWWIAFAIIIMAPLLLHGGVIPWLFSLLPSMAGWAGGVQGPSFLSIALTSAVAGIIIIAAAFRYAYGWEELIPRAVFQGLAKWLGFFSLIFLWLQLQQVITGIFAAPTTLQHATEVKISTPLYWVAIGLVVLAMLYAFATALRPDLFDIRALVGISVGVLFGTLTEKVLFVVEGLQHAHFALYEGVPGQYVPSPVEISAVLGTIGVVVLFFLVVSKVIPVVELHAIEDHEEVDV; encoded by the coding sequence GTGAGCGTCGACGTGACGGGCGTCGACCGCGACACGCTCGTCCGCCCGATCAAGACGTTCTCGAACCGCTACGTCGCGGCGCTGGCGCTGGCGCTCGGCCTGATCGGCGTCTGGCTGTTCTTCTACAGCCAGCAGCTCCGCAACGGCCTGATCGTCACCAACCTCGCCGACTGGGGCTCCGGCGGCGGCGTGCCGTGGGGGCTGTACATCGGCGCGTTCATCTGGTGGGTCGGGATCGCTCACGGGGGTATCATCCTGTCTGCCGCGGTGCGCTTACTGGGGATGGACACCTACCAGCCCGTCGCGCGGCTTGCGGAGCTTCTGACCATCGCCGCGCTGACCTGCGCGGGCATCTTCATCCTCATCCACGTCGGCCGACCGGACCGGCTGGTGACGAGCGTCCTGCCGGCGTGGCCGACCCGCGTCCAGTGGTCGCCGCTGATGTGGGACGTGACCGTCATCACGGCCTACTTCGTGTTGACGGCGACGTACCTCGCCCTGACGATGCGCTACGACGTCAACCGGCTCCGCGACCGGCTGCCGGACCGGCTCGAACCCCTGTACGCGGCGCTGACCGTGGGGTACACCCAGAAGGAGGACGAGGTCGTCGAGCGGATGGTCTGGTGGATCGCGTTCGCGATCATCATCATGGCACCGCTGTTACTCCACGGGGGCGTCATCCCGTGGCTGTTCTCGCTGCTGCCGTCGATGGCGGGCTGGGCCGGCGGCGTTCAGGGGCCGTCGTTCCTCTCCATCGCGCTGACCTCCGCGGTCGCGGGGATCATCATCATCGCGGCCGCGTTCCGGTACGCGTACGGCTGGGAGGAACTCATTCCCCGCGCCGTCTTCCAGGGGCTCGCCAAGTGGCTCGGGTTCTTCAGCCTGATCTTCCTGTGGCTCCAGCTTCAGCAGGTTATCACGGGGATCTTCGCGGCCCCGACCACGCTCCAGCACGCGACCGAGGTGAAGATCTCGACCCCGCTGTACTGGGTCGCGATCGGCCTCGTCGTCCTCGCGATGCTGTACGCGTTCGCGACGGCGCTGCGGCCCGACCTGTTCGACATTCGCGCGCTCGTCGGGATCTCCGTCGGCGTGCTCTTCGGGACGCTCACCGAGAAGGTGCTGTTCGTCGTGGAGGGGCTCCAGCACGCGCACTTCGCCCTGTACGAAGGGGTTCCCGGCCAGTACGTCCCCTCGCCGGTCGAGATCTCCGCCGTCCTCGGGACGATCGGCGTCGTCGTGCTGTTCTTCCTCGTCGTCTCGAAGGTGATCCCGGTCGTCGAACTCCACGCGATCGAGGACCACGAGGAGGTGGACGTATGA
- a CDS encoding helix-turn-helix domain-containing protein — protein sequence MQAFDFTVTYEEGADDLMDVFIENPGLYSRTVSCHATAETMWRVDEVTGPPEALAAYDRRLEQLPRCSNLRGMGGCELDWEHEVLAERRTSRLIYSKQSEGKGCRSIPYLVTRRLGDGALCRAQQYGNAYEWSVLVDDDSALSPVYEELEANLRPGLELTFERVDGSPDWTADRPDADDLPPEQRDALRAAIERGYYDTPRRMSLQEVAEAEGIPVSTLQYRVSRAEAWLAKNYLGGRTDIATDPAEVEESAT from the coding sequence ATGCAGGCGTTCGATTTCACGGTCACCTACGAGGAGGGTGCCGACGACCTGATGGACGTGTTCATCGAGAACCCGGGGCTGTACTCCCGGACGGTCTCCTGTCACGCGACCGCCGAGACGATGTGGCGCGTCGACGAGGTGACGGGGCCGCCGGAGGCGCTCGCGGCGTACGACCGCCGGCTGGAACAGCTTCCCCGCTGTTCGAACCTCCGGGGGATGGGCGGGTGCGAACTCGACTGGGAGCACGAGGTGCTCGCCGAGCGGCGGACGAGCCGGCTCATCTACTCGAAGCAGTCGGAGGGGAAGGGGTGTCGGTCGATCCCGTACCTCGTGACGCGGCGGCTCGGCGACGGGGCGCTCTGTCGGGCGCAGCAGTACGGGAACGCCTACGAGTGGAGCGTGCTCGTCGACGACGACAGCGCCCTCAGCCCCGTCTACGAGGAGCTCGAAGCGAACCTCCGACCCGGCCTCGAACTGACGTTCGAGCGGGTCGACGGCTCCCCCGACTGGACGGCCGACCGGCCGGACGCCGACGACCTCCCCCCGGAGCAGCGCGACGCGCTCCGGGCCGCGATCGAACGCGGCTACTACGACACCCCGCGCCGGATGTCCCTTCAGGAGGTCGCGGAGGCGGAGGGGATTCCCGTCTCGACGCTCCAGTACCGCGTCTCGCGCGCCGAGGCGTGGCTCGCGAAGAACTACCTCGGCGGCCGCACCGACATCGCGACGGACCCCGCCGAGGTCGAGGAGAGCGCCACGTAG
- the rocF gene encoding arginase, producing MTTVRIIGAPTDYGANRRGVDMGPSAIRYGGLADQLAGAGVETADAGDLHVPRAEERDPDADAPSEGKAKFLRETADVCRRLGDEVAATLADGEVPLALGGDHSIAIGSLAGSARDADIGAVWFDAHADLNTPATTPSGNVHGMPLAAALGIGEFADTEWANAPGLSPENVALVGLRSVDEPEAELIRDRGFAAYTMSDIDERGITAVTEEALSVASAGVDGIHVSLDLDWLDPNAAPGVGTPVRGGVTYREAHSAMEIVDETDALRSMELVEVNPTLDQHNETAELATELAASALGKRVL from the coding sequence ATGACCACGGTCAGGATCATCGGCGCGCCGACAGACTACGGGGCGAACCGACGCGGGGTCGACATGGGACCGTCGGCGATCCGGTACGGCGGGCTCGCCGACCAGCTCGCCGGGGCGGGCGTCGAGACGGCCGACGCCGGCGACCTCCACGTCCCGCGGGCAGAGGAGCGCGATCCGGACGCGGACGCGCCCAGCGAGGGGAAGGCGAAGTTCCTCCGCGAGACGGCCGACGTCTGCCGGCGGCTCGGCGACGAGGTCGCGGCGACGCTCGCCGACGGCGAGGTGCCGCTCGCGCTCGGCGGCGACCACTCCATCGCCATCGGGAGCCTCGCCGGGTCCGCCCGGGACGCGGACATCGGCGCGGTCTGGTTCGACGCGCACGCCGACCTCAACACCCCCGCGACGACGCCCTCGGGCAACGTCCACGGGATGCCGCTGGCGGCCGCGCTCGGGATCGGCGAGTTCGCGGACACCGAGTGGGCGAACGCGCCCGGGCTCTCCCCGGAGAACGTCGCGCTGGTCGGCCTCCGGTCGGTCGACGAGCCGGAGGCGGAGCTAATCCGCGACCGCGGCTTCGCGGCGTACACGATGTCCGACATCGACGAGCGGGGGATCACGGCGGTCACGGAGGAGGCGCTGTCGGTCGCCTCGGCCGGCGTCGACGGGATCCACGTCAGCCTCGATCTGGACTGGCTCGATCCGAACGCCGCCCCCGGCGTCGGGACGCCCGTCCGCGGCGGCGTCACTTACCGGGAGGCGCACAGCGCGATGGAGATCGTCGACGAGACGGACGCGCTCCGGTCGATGGAGCTGGTGGAGGTGAACCCGACGCTCGACCAGCACAACGAGACGGCGGAGCTGGCGACAGAGCTCGCGGCGAGCGCGCTCGGAAAGCGGGTGTTGTAA
- a CDS encoding Rrf2 family transcriptional regulator — MSSIELTSSQKSILTALINLYGEQEDAVKGEAIAEEVDRNPGTIRNQMQSLKALQLVEGVPGPKGGYKPTSNAYEALDIQRMDEPADVPIYHEGEQIEGVNVDGIDLSSVHHPELCRAEIHVQGSVRDFHEGDSVTVGPTPLSKLVIDGTVDGKDDTANVLILRIDDMRAPDEPAEH; from the coding sequence ATGTCATCGATCGAGCTCACATCGAGCCAGAAAAGCATCCTCACGGCCCTGATCAACCTGTACGGGGAACAGGAGGACGCCGTGAAAGGCGAGGCGATCGCCGAGGAGGTCGACCGCAACCCGGGGACGATCCGCAACCAGATGCAGAGCCTCAAGGCCCTCCAGCTGGTCGAGGGCGTCCCGGGGCCGAAGGGCGGCTACAAGCCCACCTCGAACGCCTACGAGGCGCTGGACATCCAGCGCATGGACGAGCCGGCCGACGTCCCGATCTACCACGAGGGCGAGCAGATCGAGGGAGTCAACGTCGACGGGATCGACCTCTCCAGCGTCCACCACCCCGAGCTGTGCCGCGCCGAGATCCACGTCCAGGGCTCTGTCCGCGACTTCCACGAGGGCGACTCCGTCACCGTCGGCCCGACGCCGCTCTCGAAGCTCGTCATCGATGGGACCGTCGACGGCAAAGACGACACCGCGAACGTCCTCATCCTGCGGATCGACGATATGCGCGCGCCCGACGAGCCGGCCGAGCACTGA